TACCGAAGGTGGTGTGGAAATCGAGAAAGTGGCTGAAGAGACTCCAGAGCTCATTCACAAAGCCATCATCGATCCTATCGCCGGTCCACAGCCTTTCCAGGCTCGTGACCTTGGCTTCAAGCTGGGTCTGAACCCAACTCAAATGAAGCAGTTCACCAAGATCTTCATGGGCCTGGCCCAGATGTTCCTGGATCACGATTTCGCTCTGCTGGAAATCAACCCACTGGTAATCACTACCGAGGGTAACCTGCACTGCCTGGACGGCAAGATTGGTGTAGATGGTAACGCTCTGTTCCGTCAGCCAAAAATCAAAGACATGCACGATCCTTCTCAGGATGATGCCCGTGAAGCCCACGCTGCCAAGTTCGAACTGAACTACGTAGCTCTGGACGGTAACGTAGGCTGCATGGTGAATGGTGCTGGTCTGGCCATGGGTACCATGGACATCGTAAACCTGCACGGCGGTAAGCCAGCCAACTTCCTCGACGTAGGCGGCGGCGCGACCAAAGAGCGCGTTTCTGAAGCTTTCAAGATCATTCTGTCTGACAGCAATGTGAAAGCCGTTCTGGTTAACATCTTCGGTGGTATCGTGCGTTGTGACATGATCGCCGAAGGTATCATCGGTGCGGTGAAAGAAGTAGGCGTGAAGGTGCCTGTAGTTGTGCGTCTGGAAGGTACCAACGCTGAACTGGGTGCCAAGGTGCTGGCTG
This sequence is a window from Shewanella zhangzhouensis. Protein-coding genes within it:
- the sucC gene encoding ADP-forming succinate--CoA ligase subunit beta, with the translated sequence MNLHEYQAKALFAEYGLPVSEGYACDTPQEAVEAAGRIGGNMWVVKCQVHAGGRGKAGGVKVTGDKEEIRAFAEKWLGKNLVTYQTDENGQPVAKILVESCTDIANELYLGAVVDRATRRVVFMASTEGGVEIEKVAEETPELIHKAIIDPIAGPQPFQARDLGFKLGLNPTQMKQFTKIFMGLAQMFLDHDFALLEINPLVITTEGNLHCLDGKIGVDGNALFRQPKIKDMHDPSQDDAREAHAAKFELNYVALDGNVGCMVNGAGLAMGTMDIVNLHGGKPANFLDVGGGATKERVSEAFKIILSDSNVKAVLVNIFGGIVRCDMIAEGIIGAVKEVGVKVPVVVRLEGTNAELGAKVLAESGLDIIAAKSLTDAAQQVVKAAEGK